One genomic window of Biomphalaria glabrata chromosome 9, xgBioGlab47.1, whole genome shotgun sequence includes the following:
- the LOC106053247 gene encoding toll-like receptor 5 — MFDKGLRFFLKTLLVIMYNAIHSESLLFNFKKLSGNESVVINCCLVDQLEDVLVANCSNLNWTFVNLQCVPVSTQVLLLDRNNLTTLTNGSFQTLTSLRQLSIQSSNIHRIEIDTFLGLSQLQNLSLENNQLRDGVTSFNPQAFRHLTNLKQLLIGKNQNLSKNLKDAFVYLQNLSTLSMDGFEKLQIGREFSYLTQLNNLTLYCSKVTNVTNESFIGLWNSSLKTLSLIDFDNLQFDPDDMDQDTSLFSDDAFQNLNSLEVLRIINCRIGNENMARKFKHFINSSLHTLYLDTTHYMKDYYNPNSTYEDGVILNNTVKYLRQLTLSHFSWIDSNIFAIAPGVISSPQWRQNIKSIDFSKNKLGWLGWRFPLLEAARLEKLEEVIITFPNPANEMSYPYLEVDSGKENEQPSLSVPTYLDFYNIRSFTGSRTTKTMSKLKSLETNVKSNNLTSSSKDDGILQALPWRNDSLNIVPLKNEVASGFEPIAIFPVTSYAALGSISERSLFRILDKPFYLTKSAIWTYRVPASLRTIKVMYTLQGDNQYSNQSIQFIQAANLTHVYFVGNSILRGTGRIKGLTNIQLFDASKNALIVSPYFFDEFPTLRYLILRSMMNEDFFQRTSIDRIIQNMPELRYLDLTDNKLNFLPPNLFSRNSHITHVILAKNRFSSFPITMDLVPNLKTLDLSGNALSDLTEEEMTALTKHSENVPDFYLALAENNIVCVCSQIKFMIWLNISDFLDNKGNYSCTSQEGQLISTEVLLQDVSGFYIQCFGYNYLLISIVLLLVMSSTFLVAYLVHRFRTAIEASLVRIFIKAFRPMKSSDYKTHVFIGYADEDVGFVRHILLRYLEEDLKVSTFVHHRDLAPGYSDQQMFEAMRDSWRILLVITQTFLNNYDLSDIIMKYASHSVSTANEKRVVLLVQQTQLYNIPGSLYDVLEDSRIIVISDLSAHLDYAQRQAIKQCLRDIR; from the exons ATGTTTGACAAGGGTTTACGTTTCTTTCTAAAGACTCTGTTGGTAATAATGTATAATGCGATACACTCCGAAAGTCTCTTGTTCAACTTTAAGAAACTATCAGGCAATGAAAGTGTTGTGATCAACTGCTGCTTAGTGGACCAATTGGAGGATGTACTGGTAGCCAACTGTTCCAACTTGAACTGGACTTTTGTGAACCTTCAATGTGTGCCAGTGTCTACACAAGTGTTGTTACTGGACAGAAATAATCTGACTACCTTGACCAATGGCTCTTTTCAAACACTGACCTCTCTAAGGCAACTTAGTATTCAATCTTCGAACATTCATCGGATTGAG ATCGATACCTTTCTAGGTCTCAGTCAACTACAAAACTTGAGCCTTGAAAATAATCAACTCAGAGATGGAGTCACTTCTTTTAACCCGCAAGCATTTAGACATCTTACAAATCTGAAACAACTACTCATTGGAAAGAATCAGAACCTCTCTAAAAACTTAAAAGATGCTTTCGTTTATTTACAGAACCTGTCTACCCTTTCAATGGATGGTtttgaaaaattacaaatagGAAGAGAATTCTCATATTTGACCCAACTGAACAACCTTACTTTGTATTGCTCAAAAGTAACGAACGTAACAAACGAAAGTTTTATAGGCTTGTGGAACTCTAGCTTAAAAACATTAAGTTTAATTGATTTTGATAACTTGCAATTTGATCCAGACGATATGGATCAAGATACGTCGCTTTTCAGTGATGACGCATTCCAGAATTTAAACTCATTAGAAGTCCTCAGAATTATTAACTGCAGAATTGGAAATGAAAACATGGCCagaaaatttaaacattttattaactcttCATTGCACACATTATACCTTGACACTACACATTATATGAAAGATTATTATAATCCTAACTCAACGTATGAAGATGGGgttatattaaataatactgtTAAATATTTAAGgcagttaactctttctcattTCTCCTGGATAGACAGCAATATTTTCGCCATAGCACCTGGAGTTATATCCAGTCCACAATGGAGACAAAACATCAAATCTATTGATTTCTCCAAAAACAAATTGGGCTGGCTGGGATGGAGGTTTCCTTTGTTAGAAGCGGCACGTCTGGAGAAATTGGAAGAAGTTATTATTACATTTCCAAACCCGGCAAATGAAATGTCATATCCTTATCTAGAAGTTGATAGTGGCAAGGAAAATGAACAGCCCTCATTATCTGTACCAACATATCTGGATTTCTACAACATACGATCTTTCACTGGGTCAAggacaacaaaaacaatgagtAAATTAAAGAGTCTAGAAACCAATGTCAAATCTAACAATCTAACCTCATCGTCAAAAGATGATGGAATTTTACAAGCTCTGCCTTGGAGAAATGATTCGCTGAATATTGTACCCTTAAAAAACGAGGTGGCTTCTGGTTTTGAACCTATTGCAATATTTCCAGTTACATCCTATGCCGCGCTTGGTTCTATTAGTGAACGAAGTCTCTTTCGAATTTTAGATAAACCTTTTTATCTGACGAAATCTGCCATTTGGACTTACAGAGTGCCTGCATCGCTACGCACAATTAAAGTTATGTACACTCTCCAGGGAGATAACCAATACAGCAACCAAAGTATACAATTCATCCAGGCAGCTAACCTTACACATGTCTATTTTGTTGGTAACAGTATACTTCGAGGTACGGGTAGAATTAAAGGACTGACAAACATTCAGCTTTTTGATGCTTCCAAAAACGCACTGATAGTTTCCCCATATTTTTTCGACGAGTTTCCCACCTTGAGATACCTAATATTGAGATCCATGATGAACGAAGACTTCTTTCAACGTACAAGTATCGACAGAATCATTCAGAACATGCCAGAACTGAGATATTTAGATCTTACAGACAATAAACTCAATTTTCTTCCTCCAAATTTATTTTCCAGAAACTCTCACATTACTCATGTGATATtggctaaaaatagattttcctCTTTTCCAATCACGATGGATCTGGTTCCTAATTTAAAAACTCTTGATTTGTCTGGAAACGCTCTCAGCGATCTAACAGAAGAGGAGATGACAGCTCTGACGAAACACTCGGAAAATGTTCCAGATTTTTATTTGGCTCTGGCTGAGAATAAtattgtctgtgtgtgttcTCAGATTAAATTTATGA TTTGGCTTAACATTAGCGATTTTCTGGATAACAAGGGAAATTATTCGTGTACATCTCAGGAAGGACAACTTATTTCAACTGAAGTATTGTTACAAGATGTTTCAGGATTTTACATACAATGTTTTGGCTA CAATTATCTGTTGATTTCCATCGTTTTACTGCTCGTGATGTCCTCCACCTTCCTTGTGGCCTACCTCGTGCACAGATTTAGAACCGCCATAGAAGCTTCTTTGGTTAGAATCTTTATCAAGGCTTTTCGACCAATGAAATCTAGCGACTACAAGACACACGTTTTCATTGGCTACGCCGATGAGGATGTCGGCTTCGTGAGACATATTTTGTTAAG gTACTTGGAGGAAGATCTCAAAGTCTCTACCTTTGTCCATCACCGTGACCTGGCTCCAGGCTACTCTGACCAACAGATGTTTGAAGCCATGAGAGACAGTTGGAGGATACTTTTAGTTATAACacagacatttttaaataactacGATCTGTCGGATATTATTATGAAG